TATAAAATTTCATTTTGCTACTTAAATAGGGTTCCAAGCCAATAAGTGAAGGCCATTGTGAGCACTCCTGTGAATATGTTGCGCAAAATAGCTGGAATTATTGGTGCTCGTCCCGCCCAAGCGCTTAGCCAACCAGTTAAAAAAAGTGCCCAAAGCGTTGCCAAAATTGTTCCTATAACTTTCAGATTGTCGGGTAGTAATATCACGGATAGTAATGGCCAGATACCACTGCTCTTATACTAAAAAAATGGACTATTTTTATTCAGTCCGTAAAATGAAAGTATAGGAGTATTTTTATGTCAATTCGTTATTCACAAGATTTCAAAGATTCATTGGTTAAACTTCACCAAGAAGGCCGTTC
The DNA window shown above is from Leuconostoc mesenteroides subsp. mesenteroides ATCC 8293 and carries:
- a CDS encoding VIT1/CCC1 transporter family protein; this encodes MWPLLSVILLPDNLKVIGTILATLWALFLTGWLSAWAGRAPIIPAILRNIFTGVLTMAFTYWLGTLFK